One segment of Mycolicibacterium baixiangningiae DNA contains the following:
- a CDS encoding hydantoinase/oxoprolinase family protein has product MAYFVGIDIGGTFTDAVLLDESGTARLLKTPTTLHDPSEGVNNALTLAEEELGLPAGSILRQVDYFGLGTTVATNALIERKGVKTGIITTRGFRDAILMQRATGHWAGKELHEIRHDSQRTQVPPVVERPLIREVTERVDYKGAVVVALDEDEVRTEVQVLLDEGVQAIAVCLLWSFREPSHEQCIAAIIREMAPEVYLTISSELAPVLGEYERTATTALNAYLGPAVQGYMTKLDGSLRDRGLTGSLRILDSGGGVITPERAGETAVSILTSGPAGGVLASAQLARRIGTPNVLTTDMGGTSFDVGMITDYEPVISPQQHVNGYQVLKPAVKVTAIGAGGGSIARVVGGQLVVGPTSAGSMPGPVCYRRGGTEPTVTDADVVLGIIDPTYFLGGTFGLDKEGAERAVYDRIAKPLGLSVQEAAYGIKSIADHRMADLLDTLTVGQGHDPRDFVVFAYGGAGGAHCHRFGAELGAQSILVPATATVHSAFGAAMSDLHVSAEISDPMHSATWDGAEDAFDPERLTRHFEDLEAEVTKELLGSGAVADRIVVQRSADVRFRMQSKGLSVPVEPGTLGTGSIVRMMEAFKTQFVELYGSEALFLGAGVEIVSLRVQAKGELDKPRVTHVVSANSQGGDTPSSRQVYLGREYGTTLADVARGTDLRPGDRVQGPAVIEHPGTTIFVGPDQTAVIDELENTVIHTSQKAA; this is encoded by the coding sequence ATGGCGTATTTCGTAGGTATCGACATCGGCGGCACGTTCACCGACGCCGTCCTTCTCGACGAGTCCGGCACCGCGCGTCTACTCAAGACGCCGACCACCCTGCACGACCCCTCCGAAGGGGTGAACAACGCGCTGACCCTGGCCGAGGAGGAACTCGGGCTGCCTGCCGGATCGATCCTGCGGCAGGTCGACTACTTCGGGCTCGGCACCACCGTCGCGACGAACGCGCTCATCGAGCGCAAGGGCGTCAAGACCGGCATCATCACCACCCGCGGCTTCCGCGACGCGATCCTCATGCAGCGGGCGACCGGCCACTGGGCCGGTAAGGAACTGCACGAGATCCGGCATGACTCCCAGCGCACGCAGGTCCCACCAGTGGTGGAGCGGCCCCTGATCCGCGAGGTCACCGAACGCGTCGACTACAAGGGCGCGGTCGTCGTCGCGCTCGACGAGGACGAGGTCCGCACCGAGGTCCAGGTACTGCTCGACGAGGGTGTGCAGGCGATCGCGGTCTGCCTACTGTGGTCGTTCCGTGAACCGAGCCACGAACAGTGCATCGCCGCGATCATCCGTGAGATGGCGCCCGAGGTCTATCTGACGATCTCCAGCGAGCTCGCGCCGGTGCTGGGCGAATACGAACGCACCGCCACCACCGCGCTCAACGCCTACCTCGGCCCGGCCGTGCAGGGGTACATGACCAAGCTGGACGGTTCACTGCGCGACCGCGGGCTCACAGGCTCCTTGCGCATCCTCGATTCCGGCGGCGGCGTCATCACCCCCGAAAGAGCCGGTGAGACAGCGGTTTCCATCCTCACCTCCGGACCCGCCGGCGGTGTGCTCGCCAGTGCCCAGCTCGCCCGGCGTATCGGCACCCCGAATGTGCTCACCACCGACATGGGCGGCACCTCGTTCGACGTCGGCATGATCACCGACTACGAGCCGGTCATCTCACCCCAGCAGCATGTCAACGGCTACCAGGTGCTCAAACCCGCGGTGAAGGTCACCGCGATCGGTGCCGGCGGCGGTTCGATCGCCCGGGTGGTCGGTGGCCAACTGGTCGTCGGGCCGACCAGCGCCGGTTCGATGCCCGGTCCGGTCTGCTACCGCCGCGGCGGCACCGAACCGACGGTCACCGACGCCGACGTGGTGCTCGGCATCATCGATCCGACCTACTTCCTCGGCGGGACCTTCGGGCTCGACAAGGAGGGCGCCGAACGCGCCGTGTACGACAGGATCGCCAAACCTCTCGGCCTGTCCGTGCAGGAAGCCGCCTACGGCATCAAGTCCATCGCCGACCACCGGATGGCCGACCTGCTCGACACGCTCACGGTGGGACAGGGCCACGACCCGCGCGATTTCGTCGTCTTCGCCTACGGGGGTGCGGGCGGGGCGCACTGCCACCGCTTCGGCGCCGAACTCGGCGCGCAGTCGATCCTGGTGCCCGCCACCGCAACCGTGCACTCGGCGTTCGGCGCGGCGATGAGCGATCTGCACGTCTCCGCGGAGATCTCCGACCCCATGCACTCGGCGACGTGGGACGGCGCCGAGGACGCCTTCGATCCCGAACGCCTGACCCGGCACTTCGAGGATCTCGAGGCCGAGGTCACCAAGGAGCTCCTGGGCAGCGGCGCGGTCGCCGATCGCATCGTCGTCCAGCGGTCCGCCGACGTGCGGTTCCGGATGCAGAGCAAGGGGCTTTCGGTGCCCGTCGAACCCGGAACCCTCGGCACCGGCTCCATCGTGCGCATGATGGAGGCCTTCAAGACGCAGTTCGTCGAGCTCTACGGCAGCGAGGCGCTGTTCCTCGGCGCCGGTGTGGAGATCGTCTCCCTGCGGGTGCAGGCCAAGGGGGAACTGGACAAGCCACGGGTCACCCACGTCGTGAGTGCCAACAGTCAGGGCGGCGACACACCGTCGTCGCGTCAGGTGTACCTGGGCCGCGAGTACGGGACCACGCTCGCCGACGTCGCACGCGGCACCGACCTGCGCCCGGGGGACCGGGTGCAGGGGCCGGCCGTCATCGAACACCCGGGCACCACCATCTTCGTCGGGCCCGACCAGACCGCCGTCATCGACGAACTGGAGAACACCGTCATCCACACCAGCCAGAAAGCCGCCTGA
- a CDS encoding TetR/AcrR family transcriptional regulator has product MATLREVQKQRTRALLLECGLESFATKGYQATTIDDIAAAAGATRATFYLHFASKAQLMHQLIDDVDAILTTADDPPLAKVVESGSCDMVREWLDRKFDQWPVIRPYMLVAHRAEAGDPEVAAVLDRWFDGTVQAMQTGLDDADRFHPDARRSRCLLAFGQFEFVSRQWFRRGWLVEREVLLETLTDSWCHLLT; this is encoded by the coding sequence GTGGCGACGCTTCGCGAGGTCCAGAAGCAACGGACGCGCGCACTGCTGCTCGAATGCGGACTGGAATCGTTCGCGACGAAGGGCTATCAGGCCACCACGATCGATGACATCGCCGCGGCCGCCGGCGCCACCCGCGCCACCTTCTATCTGCACTTCGCGTCCAAGGCACAGCTCATGCATCAGCTGATCGACGACGTCGACGCCATCCTCACCACCGCCGACGATCCGCCGCTGGCCAAGGTCGTCGAGTCCGGCAGCTGCGACATGGTGCGCGAATGGCTGGATCGCAAATTCGATCAGTGGCCCGTCATCCGGCCCTACATGCTGGTGGCGCACCGGGCGGAAGCCGGCGACCCGGAGGTGGCGGCGGTGCTGGACCGATGGTTCGACGGCACGGTCCAGGCGATGCAGACCGGCCTGGACGACGCGGACCGGTTCCACCCCGATGCCCGACGAAGCCGGTGCCTACTGGCGTTCGGACAGTTCGAATTCGTCTCGCGGCAGTGGTTCCGGCGTGGCTGGCTGGTCGAGCGCGAGGTCCTGCTGGAGACCCTCACCGACTCCTGGTGTCACCTGTTGACGTGA
- a CDS encoding GAF and ANTAR domain-containing protein, with product MAFHEQLSAAVDGQRGTAAADRLCEACVTLLGVDAAAISLVLEGAATGTLGASGTLARECDELQFTLGEGPCLDSVRHRSAVLAVDLADPAEVRWPVYRPAMLDLRIRGVFAMPLLVAGEHVGALDLFRAEPGEIHGEQLAGAIAAAEIAGIPLLDLLDTDLRAAVDDPRSDAWAELNALSRVEVSQATGMLVAQLGIDPAEALLRLRAHAYADGRSASDVARDILERRLRLEAH from the coding sequence GTGGCCTTCCACGAACAGCTGTCCGCCGCGGTGGACGGCCAGCGCGGCACCGCCGCGGCCGACCGGTTGTGCGAGGCCTGCGTGACGCTCCTCGGCGTCGACGCAGCGGCGATCTCCCTGGTCCTCGAGGGGGCCGCCACCGGAACCCTCGGTGCGAGCGGAACGCTGGCCCGGGAGTGCGACGAGCTGCAATTCACCCTCGGTGAGGGGCCATGCCTGGACTCCGTCCGGCACCGGAGCGCGGTGCTGGCGGTCGACCTCGCCGACCCTGCCGAAGTGCGCTGGCCGGTGTACCGGCCCGCGATGCTCGACTTGCGCATCCGGGGCGTCTTCGCGATGCCGTTGCTCGTCGCCGGTGAACACGTCGGCGCGCTCGACCTCTTCCGCGCTGAGCCGGGAGAAATTCACGGGGAGCAGCTCGCGGGCGCGATCGCCGCCGCGGAGATCGCCGGCATCCCCCTGCTCGACCTGCTGGACACCGATCTGCGTGCCGCGGTCGACGATCCCCGGTCCGACGCGTGGGCCGAGCTCAACGCGCTCAGTCGCGTCGAGGTCAGCCAGGCGACAGGCATGCTTGTCGCCCAATTGGGCATTGACCCGGCCGAGGCGTTGTTGCGGCTGCGCGCGCACGCCTACGCCGACGGCCGCAGCGCCTCGGACGTGGCCCGAGACATTCTCGAACGCCGCCTGCGGCTCGAGGCCCACTGA
- a CDS encoding GAF and ANTAR domain-containing protein, with protein MTDASRETRVLDAVVTLVDSLLDDFDIVDLLTDLTERCADLLDIAAAGFLLADPLNRLRLLAATTDQVHALELFQLQSDEGPCVDCFRSGQPVSVADLTTAAQRWPRFVAAAREAGFASVHAVPMRAGGTVLGALGLFGTHPGVLDEADLLVSQALAHVACVAILQEHPPTPATVLPQLRSALTSRMVVEQAKGFVREIFDVPVEEAFTLLRTYARSRGEHLTDVARALMGDRTSRPVIVSALSDMLQP; from the coding sequence ATGACCGATGCGTCCCGCGAGACCCGCGTGCTCGACGCCGTCGTGACGCTCGTTGACAGCCTGCTCGACGACTTCGACATCGTGGATCTGCTGACCGACCTCACCGAACGCTGTGCCGATCTGCTCGATATCGCCGCCGCCGGATTCCTGCTCGCCGATCCGCTGAACCGCCTTCGGTTGCTGGCCGCCACCACCGACCAGGTGCACGCACTGGAACTGTTTCAGCTGCAGTCCGACGAGGGGCCCTGCGTGGACTGCTTTCGCAGCGGCCAGCCGGTGTCGGTCGCCGATCTGACGACGGCCGCGCAGCGTTGGCCGCGGTTCGTGGCCGCGGCGCGCGAGGCGGGCTTTGCGTCGGTGCACGCTGTGCCGATGCGTGCGGGGGGCACCGTGCTGGGGGCGCTCGGCCTGTTCGGTACCCACCCCGGTGTGCTCGATGAGGCCGACCTTCTGGTCAGCCAGGCGCTGGCCCACGTGGCGTGCGTCGCGATCCTGCAGGAACACCCGCCGACACCCGCGACGGTCCTGCCTCAGCTGCGTTCCGCGCTGACCAGCCGAATGGTGGTCGAACAGGCGAAGGGGTTCGTGCGCGAGATCTTCGACGTGCCCGTCGAGGAGGCCTTCACCCTGCTCCGGACCTACGCCCGTAGTCGCGGTGAGCACCTCACCGATGTCGCCCGGGCCCTGATGGGTGACCGCACCTCGCGCCCGGTGATCGTCTCGGCGCTCTCCGACATGCTCCAGCCCTGA
- a CDS encoding NAD-dependent epimerase/dehydratase family protein: MLIGVTGGTGYVGAHCVRALLADGHRMRLLVGPDAEGAPVLDHLAELGDVDVFSGDIREQATITCLLDGCDAVLHGAGVVGTDNRRSALMWEVNAYATEALLTEAVRAGLDPVVSVSSYSALFPPPDGIIGPDTPTAPGRSAYAKTKGYADRVARRLQQQGAPIVITYPSSVVGPAFHTAPGVTERGWAPLVRYAVAPRLRGGMQMIDVRDVAAVHAGAMRPGRGPRRYVCGGELVTFDEMIDALERGSVRRFRRIPLSPGVFRGMSRIGDTLAGIVPLGDGLTYEAALLLTAATPTDDSATLADFGLTWRSPREAIMSSFSDRAPA, translated from the coding sequence ATGCTGATCGGCGTCACCGGCGGAACGGGATACGTGGGAGCGCACTGCGTGCGGGCCCTGCTGGCGGACGGCCACCGGATGCGGTTGCTGGTCGGGCCCGACGCCGAGGGCGCACCGGTGCTCGACCACCTCGCCGAACTCGGGGACGTCGACGTGTTCTCCGGCGACATCCGCGAGCAGGCCACGATCACCTGTCTGCTCGACGGCTGCGACGCGGTGCTGCACGGCGCCGGTGTGGTGGGCACCGACAACCGGCGCAGTGCGCTGATGTGGGAGGTCAACGCCTACGCGACCGAGGCACTGCTCACCGAGGCGGTGCGCGCCGGCCTGGACCCCGTCGTATCGGTGAGCAGCTACAGCGCGCTGTTCCCGCCGCCGGACGGGATCATCGGACCGGACACCCCGACGGCGCCCGGGCGGAGCGCATACGCCAAGACCAAGGGCTATGCCGACCGCGTCGCGCGGCGTCTGCAGCAGCAGGGGGCGCCCATCGTCATCACCTACCCGTCGAGCGTGGTGGGCCCGGCGTTCCACACGGCCCCCGGTGTCACCGAACGCGGGTGGGCGCCGCTCGTGCGGTACGCGGTGGCTCCCAGGTTGCGCGGCGGCATGCAGATGATCGACGTGCGCGACGTCGCCGCCGTCCACGCGGGGGCGATGCGCCCCGGCCGCGGTCCGCGCCGGTACGTCTGCGGCGGCGAACTCGTCACGTTCGACGAGATGATCGACGCCCTCGAGCGTGGCTCCGTGCGAAGGTTCCGGCGAATTCCGTTGAGCCCCGGCGTTTTCCGGGGGATGAGCCGAATCGGCGACACCCTGGCCGGAATCGTCCCGCTCGGTGACGGGCTGACCTACGAGGCGGCGCTGCTGCTCACCGCGGCGACGCCGACCGACGACTCGGCCACCCTCGCCGACTTCGGGCTCACGTGGCGGTCTCCCAGGGAGGCCATCATGTCCTCGTTCTCCGACCGCGCCCCGGCCTGA
- a CDS encoding multidrug effflux MFS transporter: MTQKVPTVVSAPSAVLIAVLALLNAVTPFSIDMYLSAFPEMATDFGTSPSTIQLSLTTFLIGLAVGQLVIGTLSDRYGRRRPLIIGTVACVAVSVACALAPSIGLLIALRFAQGFCGAAGVVISRAVIADRSRGARAARLFAVMMLIGVLAPITAPILGGVIVTGLGWRAVFFALAVLNLLTLLGVVLAVKESLPEEHRRPGGLKALGASARGVLSNRYYLGYTLVMAFSAAAMFGYIAASPFVVQNILGFSPAAYSVTFGSCALAVGAGSLISARLVRTISPRRVLMGGVIALLVATALMALNVTVGHVIPWATIALMACFMGCIGFVYANATALAITEVPQAAGTGSAVLGFLQYGMGAVTPPLVGLLGEGSAVPMGVVMFGAATLAALSMFILTRGHVPFGDDEADVTPDQVLVTSTGDTRSR, from the coding sequence ATGACTCAGAAGGTCCCGACGGTCGTATCGGCCCCGTCGGCGGTGCTGATCGCCGTTCTCGCCCTGCTCAACGCGGTGACGCCGTTCTCCATCGACATGTACCTCTCGGCGTTCCCGGAGATGGCGACGGACTTCGGCACCTCGCCGTCGACGATCCAGCTGTCGCTGACCACGTTCCTGATCGGGCTGGCGGTGGGGCAGCTGGTCATCGGGACACTGTCGGACCGCTACGGCCGGCGGCGCCCGCTGATCATCGGCACCGTCGCCTGTGTCGCCGTCAGCGTGGCGTGCGCGCTGGCGCCGTCCATCGGGCTGCTGATCGCCTTGCGATTCGCGCAGGGGTTCTGTGGTGCGGCCGGTGTGGTGATCTCGCGCGCCGTCATCGCCGACCGCTCCCGCGGCGCCCGCGCGGCGCGGCTCTTCGCGGTGATGATGCTGATCGGCGTCCTGGCGCCCATCACCGCCCCGATCCTCGGCGGCGTCATCGTCACCGGGCTGGGCTGGCGCGCCGTGTTCTTCGCGTTGGCAGTGCTCAACCTGTTGACGCTGCTGGGAGTGGTGCTCGCCGTCAAGGAATCCCTGCCCGAAGAGCATCGACGGCCGGGAGGGCTCAAGGCCCTGGGCGCCAGCGCGCGCGGAGTGCTGAGCAATCGTTACTACCTCGGCTACACGCTGGTCATGGCGTTCTCGGCGGCCGCCATGTTCGGCTATATCGCGGCATCGCCCTTCGTCGTGCAGAACATCCTCGGGTTCTCACCCGCGGCGTATTCGGTGACGTTCGGATCGTGTGCGCTGGCCGTCGGCGCCGGCAGCCTGATCTCCGCGCGCCTGGTGCGGACCATATCGCCACGCCGAGTGCTGATGGGTGGCGTCATCGCACTGCTGGTGGCGACCGCGTTGATGGCCCTCAACGTCACCGTCGGTCACGTGATCCCTTGGGCCACCATCGCGTTGATGGCCTGTTTCATGGGCTGCATCGGATTCGTCTATGCCAACGCCACCGCATTGGCCATCACCGAGGTGCCGCAGGCGGCGGGGACGGGTTCAGCGGTACTGGGCTTCCTGCAGTACGGCATGGGTGCGGTCACCCCACCTCTGGTCGGCCTTCTCGGTGAGGGCAGCGCGGTGCCGATGGGTGTGGTGATGTTCGGCGCCGCCACGCTGGCGGCACTGTCGATGTTCATCCTCACCCGCGGACACGTGCCCTTCGGCGACGACGAGGCCGACGTGACGCCGGATCAGGTGCTCGTCACGTCAACAGGTGACACCAGGAGTCGGTGA
- a CDS encoding cupin domain-containing protein translates to MLSRCIATDPHTFASEYWGRRPLLSRSGALPRDFGDLLSPTMVDELIAERGVRAPFIRLAKEGDVLPKDCYLGPAGFGAEMPDQVDSAKVLSRFADGATIVLQGLHRLWPPVIDFVRGIVDDLGHPVQANAYITPPGNRGFDPHYDVHDVFVLQAAGEKRWIVHEPVYVHPLPSQPWTQHRAAIAERVTGEPVIDTVLSAGDALYLPRGWVHSARALDTTSIHLTVGVSAVTGADVARAVVDALADDAAFRASLPMGGHPDDQDEIIATVTKVMAQLVATLRDDATALSHAAAEQLTRRHAEQTRPVSVRPLATLDAVAHADTAAVAWRSGLVATVDTSGDGIALRLPDRVIAFPPSCAQAVLALSRGLVGDAGSLPGLDRADGAVLIRRLLREAVVTPATV, encoded by the coding sequence ATGCTGAGCCGCTGCATCGCCACCGACCCGCACACATTCGCTTCCGAATACTGGGGTCGCAGACCGCTGCTCAGCCGTTCCGGCGCGCTACCCCGCGATTTCGGAGATCTCCTGTCGCCCACCATGGTCGACGAGCTGATCGCCGAGCGCGGGGTACGCGCACCGTTCATCCGGCTGGCCAAAGAGGGTGACGTCCTGCCGAAGGACTGTTACCTGGGGCCGGCCGGTTTCGGAGCTGAGATGCCCGACCAGGTGGATTCGGCGAAGGTGCTCAGCCGGTTCGCTGACGGCGCGACCATCGTGCTGCAGGGTCTGCACCGCCTGTGGCCGCCGGTGATCGACTTCGTCCGCGGCATCGTCGACGACCTCGGGCATCCGGTGCAGGCGAACGCCTACATCACGCCGCCCGGCAATCGCGGCTTCGACCCGCACTACGACGTCCACGACGTGTTCGTCCTGCAGGCGGCCGGCGAGAAGCGCTGGATCGTCCACGAACCCGTGTACGTGCACCCACTGCCCTCACAACCGTGGACGCAACACCGGGCGGCCATCGCCGAGCGCGTCACCGGCGAACCGGTGATCGACACCGTGCTCTCTGCGGGCGATGCGCTGTACCTCCCCCGCGGGTGGGTGCATTCGGCGCGAGCCCTGGACACGACGTCGATCCACCTCACCGTCGGGGTGTCCGCGGTGACCGGTGCCGACGTTGCGCGTGCAGTGGTAGACGCATTGGCGGACGACGCCGCGTTCCGGGCGTCGTTGCCGATGGGCGGCCACCCGGACGACCAGGATGAGATCATCGCGACGGTGACCAAGGTGATGGCACAGCTCGTCGCGACCCTGCGCGACGACGCGACCGCACTCAGCCATGCGGCCGCCGAACAGTTGACACGTCGGCACGCCGAGCAGACCCGTCCGGTGTCCGTCCGGCCGCTGGCCACGCTCGACGCGGTCGCCCATGCCGACACCGCTGCAGTGGCGTGGCGCAGCGGGCTCGTCGCGACGGTGGACACCTCCGGCGACGGCATCGCGCTGCGACTCCCCGACCGGGTCATCGCGTTTCCCCCATCCTGCGCGCAGGCTGTGCTGGCGCTGAGCCGCGGGTTGGTGGGCGACGCCGGCAGCCTGCCCGGCCTCGACCGCGCGGACGGGGCGGTCCTGATCCGCAGGCTGCTGCGTGAAGCGGTCGTGACGCCGGCCACCGTATGA
- a CDS encoding ANTAR domain-containing protein, giving the protein MIDQAIGIIRSRSGASGEEAFARLTKISQNENVKLHVVAERLVDEAVRRARAQKP; this is encoded by the coding sequence GTGATCGATCAGGCGATCGGCATCATTCGCAGCCGTTCGGGCGCCAGTGGTGAGGAGGCGTTCGCACGGCTGACGAAGATCAGTCAGAACGAGAACGTCAAACTCCACGTCGTGGCCGAGCGACTGGTGGACGAGGCGGTCCGGCGCGCCCGCGCGCAGAAACCCTGA
- a CDS encoding hydantoinase B/oxoprolinase family protein, whose protein sequence is MTALIDVDVITYEVVRNRLTAIVAQQSAVLKNVSGSPLVTEANDCNTGVYNAGGEVVTMGPHNLFHSGSMETVVNHIIADCTDTVGIEEGDAFITNDPYKGALHMPDVTMIEPVFYDGVRIGWVGTCAHVLDIGGMTPSSWSPAAREVYQEGLILPPTKIISGGTTRQDVWNLILAASRLPANLGLDLKAMIAANNHARQGILRLVDRYGADVVTGVMTTMLDRSEAQVRERLLTIPDGTSRARTYFDHNGHESTLARVEVELRKDGDRLVFDYGRTAEQLPGFFNCTMSGLRGGVFSAILPVLAHDIPWNSGVMRAIEVTAPEGTIVNAKHPAPCGASTTGATTIVQSTAGSALSTLVSTHDELRGEARAVTTGGLMVFHIAGRNQYGEPYGGAMTEVLAGGAGANVNRNGVDYRGPNEILTGQFNNVEGEEAVFPLLYLNRSANTDGGGAGRHHGGLSVSSSFVLHDTDALHGVMAGHSMSMPNSLGIHGGMPGSTHQVTIVRGSDIDATLAGGSMTADDVAGERVVYTGSPGEIQLAAGDVVDWSFHGGGGWGDALDADPDTVLDDITAGRLSVESAARLYGVVVVDGAVDYEETSARRSRERARRRLWAKDKTFGVVQLDLMGGARTVGDHLVLAHDGVSLVFACDCGNVIAPADENWKGYAAHSRLAAEDLGPKIRLHPGLRADGYACPGCGALLAVEIRAHGDEPLRDLELAVQA, encoded by the coding sequence ATGACCGCACTCATCGATGTGGACGTCATCACCTACGAGGTCGTCCGAAATCGCCTGACCGCCATCGTCGCCCAGCAGTCGGCGGTGTTGAAGAACGTCTCGGGGTCACCGCTGGTGACCGAGGCCAACGATTGCAACACCGGCGTCTACAACGCGGGAGGTGAGGTGGTGACGATGGGCCCGCACAACCTCTTCCACTCCGGTTCGATGGAGACGGTGGTCAACCACATCATCGCCGACTGCACCGACACCGTCGGCATCGAGGAGGGAGATGCGTTCATCACCAACGACCCCTACAAGGGGGCGTTGCACATGCCCGACGTCACGATGATCGAGCCGGTGTTCTACGACGGTGTCCGCATCGGATGGGTCGGCACGTGTGCGCACGTGCTCGACATCGGTGGGATGACGCCGTCGAGCTGGTCACCGGCCGCCCGGGAGGTGTACCAGGAGGGCCTGATCCTGCCGCCCACCAAGATCATCTCGGGCGGCACGACCCGCCAGGATGTGTGGAACCTCATCCTCGCGGCATCGCGGTTGCCCGCCAACCTCGGGCTGGACCTCAAGGCGATGATCGCCGCGAACAACCATGCCCGCCAAGGCATACTGCGCCTGGTCGACCGGTACGGCGCCGACGTCGTCACAGGCGTGATGACGACGATGCTCGACCGCTCCGAAGCCCAGGTGCGTGAGCGGTTGCTGACGATCCCGGACGGAACCAGCCGTGCGCGAACCTATTTCGACCACAACGGGCACGAGTCGACGCTCGCGCGCGTCGAGGTCGAACTGCGCAAGGACGGTGACCGGCTGGTGTTCGACTACGGCCGCACCGCAGAGCAACTGCCCGGGTTCTTCAACTGCACGATGTCCGGCCTGCGCGGCGGTGTGTTCTCGGCGATCCTGCCGGTGCTCGCCCACGACATCCCGTGGAACAGCGGCGTGATGCGGGCCATCGAGGTCACCGCACCCGAAGGCACGATCGTCAACGCGAAGCACCCGGCGCCGTGCGGCGCATCGACCACCGGCGCCACCACCATCGTGCAGAGCACCGCGGGCAGCGCGCTGTCGACGTTGGTCAGCACTCACGACGAATTGCGCGGTGAGGCAAGGGCGGTGACCACCGGGGGACTGATGGTCTTCCACATCGCCGGCCGCAACCAGTACGGCGAACCCTACGGCGGCGCCATGACCGAGGTACTCGCCGGCGGCGCCGGTGCCAACGTGAACCGCAACGGCGTCGATTACCGCGGGCCCAACGAGATCCTCACCGGGCAGTTCAACAACGTCGAGGGTGAGGAGGCCGTCTTCCCACTGCTGTACCTGAACCGGTCGGCCAACACCGACGGCGGGGGCGCCGGCCGTCACCACGGCGGGTTGTCGGTCAGCTCGTCGTTCGTCCTCCACGACACCGACGCGCTGCACGGCGTGATGGCCGGCCACAGCATGTCGATGCCCAACTCCCTCGGAATCCACGGCGGCATGCCGGGTTCGACGCATCAGGTCACGATCGTGCGTGGCAGCGACATCGACGCCACACTCGCCGGGGGCTCGATGACTGCCGACGACGTGGCCGGTGAGCGTGTCGTGTACACCGGTTCACCCGGTGAAATCCAGCTCGCCGCAGGCGATGTCGTCGACTGGAGCTTCCACGGCGGTGGCGGCTGGGGTGATGCGCTCGACGCCGACCCGGACACGGTGCTCGATGACATCACGGCCGGGCGCCTGTCCGTCGAGAGCGCTGCGCGCCTCTACGGTGTTGTGGTGGTCGACGGTGCGGTCGACTACGAGGAGACCAGCGCCCGCCGCAGCCGCGAACGCGCGCGGCGGCGGTTGTGGGCGAAGGACAAGACGTTCGGGGTGGTGCAACTCGACCTGATGGGTGGCGCCCGCACAGTCGGCGACCATCTCGTGCTGGCGCACGACGGGGTGTCCCTGGTGTTCGCCTGCGACTGCGGGAATGTGATCGCTCCTGCCGACGAGAACTGGAAGGGTTACGCGGCCCATTCCCGGCTGGCGGCCGAGGATCTGGGTCCCAAGATCCGGTTGCACCCCGGTCTGCGCGCCGACGGGTACGCCTGCCCGGGCTGCGGCGCGCTGCTCGCCGTCGAGATCCGCGCACACGGCGACGAGCCGCTGCGCGACCTGGAGTTGGCGGTCCAGGCGTAG
- a CDS encoding MarR family winged helix-turn-helix transcriptional regulator, protein MTVSEPTDTHRELALALHDLSWRIARFGPAQVGLEPLPASELAVLRAVIEEPGRSVSEVAAATNMQSSNVSTAVRGLMDRGLLNKCADARDRRVSLLEPTARALAERDAIENAIAGSVSAALRELPAAAVEALVAAIPALRALTTQVAPSLTGRAGAAQRGA, encoded by the coding sequence ATGACTGTGAGCGAACCCACCGACACGCATCGTGAGCTGGCGCTCGCCCTGCACGATCTGTCCTGGCGGATCGCCCGGTTCGGTCCGGCGCAGGTGGGGCTGGAGCCGCTACCGGCCTCCGAGCTCGCGGTCCTGCGCGCGGTGATCGAGGAGCCGGGGCGCAGCGTGTCGGAGGTCGCCGCGGCGACGAACATGCAGTCGAGCAACGTCAGTACGGCGGTGCGCGGGCTGATGGACCGCGGGCTCCTTAACAAGTGCGCCGACGCCCGCGATCGGCGGGTGTCGCTGCTGGAGCCGACGGCACGTGCGCTCGCCGAACGCGACGCCATCGAGAACGCCATCGCGGGGTCGGTGTCCGCCGCGCTGAGGGAGCTACCCGCCGCTGCGGTCGAGGCCCTCGTCGCGGCGATCCCGGCGCTGCGCGCGCTGACTACCCAGGTCGCGCCGTCGCTGACCGGACGGGCCGGCGCGGCGCAGCGGGGCGCGTAG